A DNA window from Paenibacillus andongensis contains the following coding sequences:
- a CDS encoding ABC transporter substrate-binding protein: MKAKKASAISAIALTVLLAGCGTNSATTGTTSSPAPAKETAATASTATPAAKKVTITAQGFKPDQKEKNDQLDQRISRFKAKFPNVDFKKDDWQYSPLEIGVKMASNSAPTEYTTYATEGKVLVDKKWVADITDSINAWEHAKDMNDLLSKPFVVNGKTYGVPIDGYVMTITLNKKLFKEKGVELPPMDWTWDDLLTAARKINDPAKGIAGFIPMGKGPEAGWNWTNFLYAAGGDVQKLDNGKVVSVFNSDAGVKALEFYKKLKDENLIPQNWALGYGDALSAFSQGRGAMVMCGSGNAADAAINEGGISKEDMVVYPMPSITKGGKHTGVLGGNYRVINPKSDKEQQQLAFKWITDEYFTDDFLNSTKKEIEDRKGKNRVYIPQPINYWKDSSDFGKKYTDLLAKYDNVFKYDPQLLSLWDGKPEAQYEAQKYYTEMANVIQKVFTTKDVDLKKTLADASNKVQTEVFDKVKVE; this comes from the coding sequence ATGAAAGCTAAAAAGGCTTCAGCCATCAGTGCGATCGCACTAACCGTTTTACTCGCAGGATGTGGTACGAACAGCGCCACGACTGGAACAACAAGCAGTCCCGCCCCAGCAAAAGAAACAGCAGCGACTGCTTCAACCGCGACGCCTGCAGCCAAAAAAGTGACAATTACAGCCCAAGGCTTCAAGCCTGACCAGAAGGAAAAGAATGATCAGCTTGACCAGCGGATCAGCCGCTTTAAGGCGAAGTTCCCGAACGTTGATTTCAAGAAAGACGACTGGCAGTACAGCCCGCTTGAAATCGGGGTTAAGATGGCTTCCAATAGTGCGCCAACCGAATATACGACGTATGCAACAGAAGGCAAAGTGCTCGTCGACAAGAAATGGGTTGCTGACATTACCGATTCGATCAATGCTTGGGAGCATGCCAAGGATATGAATGATCTCCTTTCTAAACCGTTTGTGGTTAACGGAAAAACGTATGGAGTACCCATTGACGGTTATGTGATGACTATTACGCTGAACAAAAAGCTTTTCAAAGAAAAAGGCGTCGAGCTGCCACCCATGGATTGGACGTGGGACGATCTGTTAACGGCGGCGAGAAAAATAAATGACCCAGCGAAAGGCATTGCAGGCTTTATTCCAATGGGGAAGGGACCGGAAGCAGGCTGGAACTGGACGAATTTCCTTTATGCAGCTGGCGGCGATGTGCAGAAACTCGATAACGGTAAAGTAGTAAGCGTGTTCAATTCTGATGCTGGTGTGAAGGCGCTTGAGTTTTATAAAAAGCTAAAAGACGAGAATTTAATTCCTCAGAACTGGGCCTTAGGTTATGGCGATGCATTGAGTGCTTTCTCCCAAGGACGCGGCGCGATGGTGATGTGCGGAAGCGGCAATGCGGCGGATGCTGCGATCAATGAGGGCGGCATTAGCAAGGAGGACATGGTCGTATATCCAATGCCTTCGATCACGAAAGGAGGCAAGCATACGGGCGTTCTTGGCGGCAACTATCGCGTTATCAATCCGAAGAGTGACAAGGAACAACAGCAACTTGCTTTCAAATGGATTACGGACGAGTACTTCACAGACGACTTCCTTAATTCCACGAAAAAAGAAATCGAAGACCGTAAAGGGAAAAACCGAGTCTACATCCCACAACCGATTAACTATTGGAAGGATTCCTCTGATTTCGGCAAAAAGTATACCGATTTACTGGCCAAATATGACAACGTTTTTAAATACGACCCACAATTGCTGAGCCTATGGGACGGTAAGCCTGAAGCGCAGTATGAAGCACAGAAATATTATACCGAGATGGCTAATGTGATCCAAAAAGTGTTCACAACCAAAGATGTTGATTTGAAAAAGACGTTGGCGGATGCATCGAATAAAGTGCAAACGGAAGTATTTGACAAAGTGAAAGTCGAATAG
- a CDS encoding carbohydrate ABC transporter permease: protein MDVELSVRPVVASSTVKKKINWYLWGTLFVLPEIVLFIIFLWVPIFKGIFYSFYNIDFVDGNHFIGLANYVSIFQDGLLLTSIKNTLYYMGLGVLLGFWVPPLIAIVVSELKWFQGAARIIGYLPSAVPAIVLYGMWQWFFDAVGPINSLLQTLGIPKVEFFSPKMAMASIVLLETWQSFGAATLIYIAAVVGIPRDIYEAAEIDGASVWQRIRHITLPSIKTLMMLLLLLQLITTSQGFQAQLSMTDGGPNNATLTYLLWMNHTAFRDLDFGKASAMGSLMFFVLILLSVLYHLLQRRGEKA, encoded by the coding sequence ATGGATGTAGAACTGAGTGTTCGACCTGTCGTAGCGAGTAGTACGGTGAAGAAGAAAATCAACTGGTATTTGTGGGGGACGCTGTTTGTTCTTCCGGAAATCGTGTTATTTATCATTTTTTTATGGGTACCGATTTTCAAAGGAATTTTCTACAGCTTTTACAATATTGATTTTGTTGATGGCAATCATTTCATTGGCTTGGCTAACTATGTAAGTATTTTTCAAGATGGACTGCTGCTCACTTCGATTAAAAATACGTTGTACTATATGGGCTTGGGCGTCCTACTTGGTTTCTGGGTACCCCCGCTTATCGCAATCGTTGTCTCCGAATTGAAATGGTTTCAAGGGGCAGCCCGAATTATTGGCTATTTGCCAAGTGCCGTTCCAGCCATCGTTCTCTATGGGATGTGGCAGTGGTTTTTTGATGCCGTGGGCCCCATTAACAGCCTATTACAAACACTTGGTATCCCCAAAGTTGAATTCTTCAGTCCGAAGATGGCCATGGCCTCGATCGTTCTGCTTGAAACGTGGCAAAGCTTCGGCGCAGCCACTCTCATCTATATCGCAGCCGTCGTGGGTATTCCGAGGGACATTTACGAAGCGGCTGAGATCGATGGCGCCAGTGTGTGGCAGCGCATTCGCCATATCACCTTGCCAAGTATCAAGACATTGATGATGCTGCTGCTTCTCTTGCAGCTGATCACGACTTCACAGGGCTTTCAAGCGCAATTATCGATGACAGACGGGGGACCGAATAATGCGACGCTTACGTACCTGCTGTGGATGAATCATACGGCGTTCCGTGATCTTGATTTTGGGAAAGCGAGTGCAATGGGCAGCTTAATGTTTTTCGTTTTAATTTTACTGTCCGTACTATACCATCTGTTGCAGCGTAGAGGTGAGAAGGCATGA
- a CDS encoding carbohydrate ABC transporter permease, protein MKRDERGIISPYDMQKGTVKAGYTFMVLLLIVIGITTLYPFFNTFFGSLKTREEFFSFPPTFFPKSWIWTNYNDAWNGFDLPLLTFLKNTLFIYMGNVVCSLLLIGLAAYALSHLRVPFKKWVTLFFLATLLIPPATYIVPNFMNLKSLGMINTYWAFWLPAAANAYFMLLLKNFFDGIHKEILEAARIDGASEFNSFIKIAVPLSTPIIGTLLILSFSTTWNDFYWPSIVLTEKEMYPLATGIYRYVVYSTSVIPWSVRFAILTMAMLPPVVFFLIFQKFIIRGLTVSSVKG, encoded by the coding sequence ATGAAGCGAGATGAACGTGGCATTATTTCGCCCTATGATATGCAAAAAGGCACTGTGAAAGCCGGTTACACCTTCATGGTGCTGCTGCTGATCGTCATTGGCATTACGACGTTATATCCGTTTTTCAATACTTTTTTTGGTTCACTCAAAACACGGGAGGAATTCTTTTCCTTTCCACCGACCTTTTTTCCGAAAAGCTGGATTTGGACCAACTACAATGATGCGTGGAACGGGTTCGATTTGCCCTTACTGACGTTCTTGAAGAATACGCTATTCATCTACATGGGCAATGTCGTGTGTTCGCTGCTGCTAATTGGTTTAGCGGCCTACGCGCTGTCACATTTGAGGGTACCGTTCAAGAAATGGGTGACGCTCTTCTTCTTGGCTACTCTGTTGATACCTCCTGCCACTTACATCGTTCCTAACTTTATGAACCTGAAAAGCTTGGGCATGATTAATACGTACTGGGCCTTCTGGCTGCCGGCTGCAGCGAATGCATATTTCATGCTTCTGCTCAAGAACTTCTTCGATGGCATCCACAAAGAAATTCTGGAAGCAGCGAGAATTGATGGAGCGAGTGAGTTCAATTCCTTCATTAAAATTGCTGTTCCACTCTCTACACCCATTATTGGGACCCTGCTGATTCTATCCTTCTCAACAACTTGGAACGATTTCTACTGGCCTAGTATTGTGCTGACCGAAAAGGAGATGTATCCGCTGGCCACAGGGATTTATCGGTATGTCGTGTACTCAACATCGGTGATTCCATGGAGTGTGCGGTTTGCTATCTTGACGATGGCGATGCTGCCGCCGGTTGTGTTTTTTCTCATTTTCCAAAAATTTATCATACGTGGGTTAACCGTTTCCAGTGTCAAAGGTTAG
- a CDS encoding cache domain-containing sensor histidine kinase: MRKMLRNMNLMKKLIVLLILFVVIPILVLDLFVAKKLESITEEQVGNALLQLVRGSHLTIDRESSDFEEKTEKIMISQEIQQLASIPSSSEYERFEIFKALDKYLNNYSTNAVRYSLFFSDTDKQYSFVPNSDILNNGIFYSTDLNALSWYKEVSQAKGKGVIRVIDKFGYNPNNLQTVAYMRQLNSIYNGESVIGYLVVSGIETPLQLDFSPFDKYADAELMLLNQENTVLATNTSNFQIGSSVHVPANQVEGVYKLKEAGLEFMCVLHTSEYSKTKLLMRVPVQSIIIDHISVQRLVDWIMVIYFCILILASMYFIQSILKPISRLARITNSYHPGRPLAISLHSDSKNEIVLLNNQFIRMTDRLNQTIYDQYELELRHKEIELSILHTQINPHLLYNTLESVYWHTLMEGAAESAEMIKDLSLIMRIGLSKGKLLIPVMEEINHAEAYVRLQLFRYEYAFQVHWDIEEGAKRFVVPKVVLQPIIENAILHGIKNMSQDGELWISVKSADDKVIISVEDNGYRQADIEMLNGILQGKESNRGFGIINVQKRIQLHFGEKYGLHYSLRKGQGVRAWIELPAVLDENELK, encoded by the coding sequence ATGCGAAAAATGCTGCGTAATATGAATTTGATGAAAAAGTTGATCGTACTCCTCATCTTATTCGTCGTCATCCCGATATTGGTATTGGATTTATTTGTAGCTAAGAAGCTGGAGTCCATTACGGAAGAGCAAGTGGGGAACGCGCTGCTCCAGTTAGTGCGAGGAAGTCATTTGACAATAGACAGAGAGAGCAGTGATTTCGAGGAAAAGACAGAGAAAATCATGATCTCTCAGGAAATACAACAGCTGGCAAGCATCCCTTCCTCGTCGGAATACGAACGTTTTGAAATCTTTAAAGCCCTGGATAAATATTTGAACAATTATTCGACGAATGCGGTGCGATATTCGCTGTTTTTTTCCGATACAGATAAGCAGTATTCATTCGTTCCCAATTCGGACATACTGAACAATGGTATTTTTTATTCAACAGATTTGAATGCGCTCTCTTGGTATAAAGAAGTAAGCCAGGCCAAAGGGAAAGGGGTTATTCGGGTTATTGATAAATTCGGATACAACCCTAATAATTTGCAAACCGTTGCGTATATGCGCCAATTAAATAGTATTTATAACGGGGAAAGTGTGATTGGATATTTGGTAGTGTCTGGCATCGAGACACCTCTGCAGCTGGATTTTTCACCTTTTGATAAGTATGCGGATGCGGAATTAATGCTGTTAAACCAAGAGAATACGGTGCTTGCGACGAATACGTCCAATTTTCAGATCGGATCCTCGGTACATGTTCCCGCTAATCAAGTTGAGGGTGTTTATAAGCTGAAAGAGGCTGGTCTTGAGTTCATGTGCGTTCTTCACACAAGTGAATATTCGAAAACAAAATTGCTCATGCGAGTTCCTGTTCAGTCGATTATTATCGATCATATTAGTGTGCAGCGGTTGGTTGATTGGATCATGGTTATTTATTTCTGTATCTTGATTTTGGCGAGTATGTACTTTATTCAGTCGATCTTGAAGCCAATCTCTCGGTTAGCCCGCATCACGAATTCCTATCATCCAGGTAGACCCTTGGCTATTTCCTTACACTCGGATAGCAAAAATGAGATTGTTTTACTCAATAATCAATTTATCCGTATGACCGATCGTTTGAATCAAACGATTTATGATCAATATGAACTCGAACTGAGACATAAGGAAATTGAATTATCCATTCTTCATACACAAATTAATCCGCATTTACTTTATAACACCTTGGAATCTGTGTATTGGCATACGTTAATGGAAGGGGCGGCGGAGTCTGCTGAAATGATCAAGGATTTATCGCTTATTATGCGAATTGGGCTGAGCAAAGGGAAGCTGTTAATTCCGGTTATGGAGGAAATTAATCATGCGGAGGCTTATGTTCGCTTGCAGCTATTCCGCTATGAATATGCCTTTCAAGTCCATTGGGATATTGAAGAAGGAGCAAAGCGGTTTGTCGTGCCGAAGGTCGTTCTTCAGCCGATTATTGAGAATGCGATTCTGCACGGTATTAAGAACATGAGCCAGGATGGGGAATTGTGGATTTCAGTGAAAAGCGCCGATGATAAAGTCATCATCAGTGTAGAAGATAATGGCTATCGGCAGGCGGATATCGAGATGCTGAATGGTATCCTGCAGGGGAAGGAAAGTAATCGAGGCTTCGGAATTATTAATGTTCAGAAGCGGATTCAGCTGCATTTTGGCGAAAAATACGGCTTACATTATAGTCTTAGAAAAGGTCAAGGCGTACGAGCTTGGATTGAGCTCCCGGCAGTACTTGACGAGAATGAATTGAAATAG
- a CDS encoding HPr family phosphocarrier protein, translated as MKIEWTFAMNKPWTIDLVLDFVTIANRYSCNIYVGVSGKMLNAKGLLGIVSLSLSLGNQSVIILQLDGVDAQEAFEKVSGYFQSADHCVQKAYSHSS; from the coding sequence ATGAAAATCGAATGGACTTTTGCAATGAACAAACCTTGGACGATTGATCTTGTATTGGATTTTGTGACCATAGCTAATCGGTATTCGTGCAATATTTATGTTGGCGTAAGCGGGAAAATGTTGAATGCAAAGGGTTTACTAGGCATAGTTTCTCTTAGCCTATCACTCGGCAATCAGTCGGTTATTATCTTGCAATTAGATGGCGTCGATGCTCAGGAAGCATTTGAAAAAGTGTCTGGGTACTTTCAAAGCGCGGATCACTGTGTACAGAAGGCCTATTCGCATAGTTCCTAG
- the solA gene encoding N-methyl-L-tryptophan oxidase produces MSTSYDVIVIGAGSMGMSAGYHLAKNKVKVLLMDKFDPPHAAGSHHGETRLIRHAYAGSSTYTAMALRADHLWKELEESSGQRLLVRSGVLNMGVAESLNLGSKLKSTAAFGLKVDQLDADEIRKRWPGVNPPDAYIGLYEEDAGFLYSEACVRAYRQQAIAEGARLLVNTPVTSIKIGKSGVTVQTLDGAYHADQLILSAGAWFSRLNAIIELPIRSIRKAVAWFKSDESLYDSARFPGFTFGAENGGFYGFPSIDGSGVKIGRHDAGQLWKPGQPFEPFGHYAEDEKDLRQALEAFLPQAAGQVLRGAVCKYELTPDEHFIIDRHPEHAHVLVACGFSGHGFKFASVVGEILSDLSSEGTTEQDISPFALSRFSTRANYSIKFNLPNK; encoded by the coding sequence ATGTCAACCTCATATGATGTCATTGTCATAGGTGCCGGCTCGATGGGCATGAGCGCTGGATATCACTTAGCCAAAAACAAAGTGAAAGTTTTATTAATGGATAAATTTGATCCACCTCATGCGGCAGGCAGTCATCATGGAGAGACTCGCCTTATCCGTCATGCATACGCGGGCAGTTCCACCTACACGGCAATGGCGCTTAGAGCGGACCATCTGTGGAAGGAGCTTGAGGAATCAAGCGGACAGCGGCTGCTTGTGCGCAGCGGTGTTCTGAACATGGGAGTTGCCGAGTCCCTTAATTTGGGGAGTAAATTAAAGTCTACAGCTGCCTTTGGACTGAAGGTTGATCAGCTGGACGCGGATGAAATTCGTAAACGTTGGCCTGGTGTAAATCCGCCAGATGCCTACATAGGCTTGTATGAAGAAGATGCAGGTTTTCTGTACAGCGAAGCTTGCGTACGCGCCTATCGCCAACAGGCCATAGCTGAAGGTGCAAGACTACTGGTCAACACACCAGTGACAAGCATCAAAATTGGTAAAAGCGGTGTTACCGTACAAACACTAGATGGGGCCTATCACGCAGATCAGTTAATCTTATCTGCCGGGGCATGGTTTAGTAGGTTAAATGCCATTATTGAGCTGCCAATTCGTTCCATTCGTAAAGCTGTCGCTTGGTTCAAATCAGATGAATCTTTGTACGATTCGGCAAGGTTTCCAGGGTTTACATTTGGGGCGGAAAATGGCGGTTTCTATGGCTTCCCTAGCATCGACGGTTCCGGCGTCAAGATTGGTCGGCATGATGCCGGTCAGCTATGGAAGCCAGGGCAGCCCTTCGAACCGTTCGGTCATTACGCCGAAGATGAGAAGGATCTACGGCAAGCTTTAGAAGCCTTTCTGCCACAAGCTGCGGGTCAAGTGCTTCGGGGAGCCGTTTGTAAATATGAATTAACTCCTGATGAACATTTTATTATAGATCGCCATCCGGAACATGCTCATGTCCTAGTGGCTTGTGGTTTCTCAGGCCATGGCTTTAAGTTCGCGAGTGTAGTGGGAGAAATATTATCAGACCTTTCAAGCGAAGGCACAACCGAACAAGATATCTCTCCCTTTGCTTTATCCAGGTTCTCGACTAGAGCAAATTATTCGATCAAGTTCAACTTGCCCAATAAATAG
- a CDS encoding LLM class flavin-dependent oxidoreductase, whose amino-acid sequence MLKLGILDQSQIGEGRNAAQTLVETTELAQEADKLGYTRYWVSEHHASQALAHSSPEVLIAHLAAKTNRIRLGSGGIMMPHYSAYKVAENFRLLEALHPGRIDVGLGRAPGGMPISTRALQEGKYTSVDQYPQQVADLTGYLYDLLPANHRFASLHASPIIPTAPEIWLLGSSYDSASIAAKQGAAFGFAQFFGNADCEQALQIYRDEFKPSILNDKPHSLAAVLVICADTEEEAKRLATSTDLFFLSLGRGALLPSFPSVETAMNYPYTEADLALIRGRQHKRIVGTPQQVKAEILKLNEAYQADEFMVVSPIHEVDARIHSYRLLAKAFELQG is encoded by the coding sequence ATGTTAAAATTGGGGATTTTGGACCAATCACAAATAGGAGAAGGTCGCAACGCCGCGCAAACGCTGGTTGAAACGACCGAGCTGGCGCAAGAGGCTGATAAACTTGGTTATACGCGTTACTGGGTATCGGAACATCATGCTTCACAGGCGCTTGCTCACTCAAGCCCAGAAGTACTTATTGCTCATTTAGCTGCAAAAACAAATCGGATCCGCTTAGGATCAGGCGGTATCATGATGCCGCATTACAGTGCATACAAAGTAGCAGAGAATTTCCGTTTGTTGGAGGCGCTGCATCCGGGAAGGATTGATGTTGGTCTTGGCCGCGCGCCTGGCGGCATGCCCATCTCGACGCGAGCGCTGCAAGAGGGGAAATACACGAGCGTAGATCAATACCCGCAGCAAGTTGCTGACTTGACGGGGTATTTATATGATTTGCTGCCTGCGAATCATCGCTTTGCTTCGCTGCACGCGTCTCCAATCATTCCAACGGCACCAGAAATTTGGCTGCTCGGTTCTTCCTACGACAGTGCCAGTATTGCCGCTAAACAAGGGGCTGCATTTGGTTTTGCGCAGTTTTTTGGCAATGCGGATTGTGAACAAGCGCTGCAGATTTACCGTGATGAATTCAAACCGTCTATTTTGAATGATAAGCCCCATTCGCTTGCAGCGGTTTTAGTTATTTGCGCCGATACGGAAGAAGAGGCGAAGCGATTGGCAACGAGTACGGATTTGTTCTTCCTCTCCCTTGGCCGCGGCGCGCTGCTGCCTTCATTCCCTTCCGTTGAAACGGCAATGAACTATCCGTATACAGAAGCTGATTTGGCCCTAATACGTGGTCGCCAACACAAGCGTATTGTGGGTACGCCTCAGCAAGTCAAAGCGGAGATTCTCAAACTGAACGAAGCGTATCAAGCGGACGAGTTTATGGTCGTTTCGCCGATTCATGAAGTGGACGCGCGCATTCATTCTTATCGTTTGTTAGCCAAGGCGTTTGAGCTGCAAGGATAA